A genomic window from Bubalus bubalis isolate 160015118507 breed Murrah chromosome X, NDDB_SH_1, whole genome shotgun sequence includes:
- the LOC102395390 gene encoding testis-expressed protein 13A — protein sequence MALKPEDPSSGFWHGKVMAFINERMSRHAKGPEFYLENLSLSWEKVEDKFKAILEDCQVPGQAKEACAWSSLALGMRFACRQNQLHGHRVQWLHDLAGLHKSAAHALASDLKLFVAQHEMECKETAFQLQQMQANLEKMRKERDQLRSKLFQAELESLRERAAKGPGLAMATASGPETQGTSEEEEEEAGATATPAPASEATRGERQEDAEGAGAAGAEEAEEAAEEMVVDIMQLLSDIYQKSHTSGGQRKGDCRSMERARRYLCKTTKSMYTASPWNLPVELPASFTYSSPFLDAPTPSTPTLSPSASSSPAAAVTAGAPAQASPHCRPFDVSLWSNGGGAWGIDRQEPTRNRSDYDPHQQRKPTAFRRPGDWNCLWCKAMNFSRQKICFHCGRDIWLQNP from the exons ATGGCCTTGAAACCCGAAGACCCAAGTAGTGGGTTCTGGCATGGTAAAGTGATGGCTTTCATCAACGAGAGGATGTCCAGGCACGCGAAAGGCCCAGAGTTCTACCTCGAGAATCTCTCTCTGTCCTGGGAGAAGGTGGAGGATAAGTTCAAGGCCATCCTAGAGGACTGTCAGGTGCCCGGCCAGGCCAAAGAGGCCTGTGCCTGGAGCAGCCTGGCCCTGGGCATGCGTTTTGCCTGCAGACAGAACCAGTTACACGGGCACAGGGTGCAGTGGCTGCACGACTTAGCTGGGCTGCACAAGTCGGCCGCACATGCTTTGGCCTCAGACCTCAAGTTGTTCGTGGCACAGCACGAGATGGAATGTAAGGAAACAGCCTTCCAGCTGCAACAAATGCAGGCCAACCTGGAGAAGATGCGGAAGGAAAGGGATCAGCTGAGGTCGAAGCTCTTCCAGGCA GAGCTGGAGTCTCTGCGGGAACGAGCTGCCAAGGGACCAGGTCTGGCTATGGCCACTGCCAGTGGGCCTGAGACACAAGGAACcagtgaagaggaagaggaggaggcaggggccaCTGCTACTCCTGCTCCCGCTTCTGAAGCCACAAGAGGAGAAAGACAGGAGGATGCGGAAGGGGCGGGAGCTGCGGGGGCAGAGGAAGctgaggaggcagcagaggagatGGTTGTAGACATTATGCAGCTTCTCAGCGATATATACCAGAAAAGTCACACCTCTGgtgggcagaggaagggagaTTGCAGGTCCATGGAAAGAGCCAGGCGTTATCTATGTAAAACAACCAAGTCCATGTATACAGCCTCTCCATGGAACCTTCCTGTCGAGCTCCCTGCCTCATTCACATACTCATCTCCTTTTCTAGATGCACCCACACCATCCACACCCACATTATCCCCAAGCGCATCATcctcaccagcagcagcagtcacagcAGGAGCTCCAGCTCAAGCATCTCCCCATTGCAGGCCCTTTGATGTTAGCTTGTGGTCTAATGGGGGGGGGGCCTGGGGAATAGACCGTCAAGAACCCACCAGAAATAGGAGTGACTATGATCCCCATCAGCAAAGAAAACCTACAGCA